In Pseudofrankia saprophytica, one genomic interval encodes:
- a CDS encoding helix-turn-helix transcriptional regulator: MATELGDFLRTRRAAVSPTDVGLVSYGARRVPGLRREELAHLAGVSPTYYTRLEQSDHHNVSDSVLDALARVLTLTDAEHEHLRRLARPEPRPVRRRRVERPRPAALGLVHAAPGPALLVDHRNDVLAWNALGHRLLGLGYPFEAPDDIRDRPNFARMFFLARGGRDLYAEPDNMARQLVGFLRYSSGLHPDDHDLSCLVGELVQRSDQFAALWARHPVLDCGHGVKKFQHPLVGRLDLTYEAMPLPGSSHRMVLYHADPGTPAADALALLARR; this comes from the coding sequence ATGGCGACCGAGCTAGGCGACTTCCTGCGCACCCGGCGGGCCGCGGTCAGCCCCACGGACGTCGGGCTCGTCTCCTACGGCGCGCGGCGCGTCCCCGGCCTGCGCCGCGAGGAGCTCGCCCACCTGGCCGGCGTGAGCCCGACGTACTACACGCGCCTGGAGCAGTCCGACCACCACAACGTCTCCGACAGCGTCCTCGACGCGCTCGCCCGGGTGCTGACGCTGACCGACGCGGAGCACGAGCACCTGCGCCGGCTGGCCCGCCCCGAGCCCCGGCCGGTCCGCCGCCGCCGCGTCGAGCGGCCGCGGCCCGCGGCGCTCGGGCTCGTCCACGCCGCACCGGGGCCCGCGCTCCTCGTCGACCACCGCAACGACGTGCTCGCCTGGAACGCTCTAGGCCACCGGCTTCTCGGCCTCGGCTACCCGTTCGAGGCACCGGACGACATCCGCGACCGGCCGAACTTCGCCCGGATGTTCTTCCTGGCGCGGGGCGGGCGCGATCTTTACGCCGAGCCGGACAACATGGCCCGGCAGCTGGTTGGTTTCCTGCGCTACTCCTCTGGGCTGCACCCCGACGACCACGATCTGAGCTGCCTGGTCGGCGAGCTCGTCCAGCGCAGCGACCAGTTCGCCGCCCTGTGGGCCAGGCACCCCGTCCTGGACTGCGGCCACGGCGTGAAGAAGTTCCAGCACCCGCTGGTCGGGCGCCTCGACCTCACCTACGAGGCGATGCCGCTGCCCGGGAGCAGCCACCGCATGGTCCTCTACCACGCCGACCCCGGCACCCCCGCCGCCGACGCCCTCGCCCTGCTGGCCCGGCGCTGA
- a CDS encoding metallophosphoesterase family protein, whose translation MNIAFVGDVHGCVQHALGAAILLQERRGIRLDAVVQVGDLGAYPSEERYDEPTRRFGRDHPAQGDFLRLLDPSPSFAGGIRLALGRIPSALFVSGNHEDHDWLETLHAAAAGAEIVPVDPLGAFRHVSCGSIVEVAGQRTAFLGLIEAAGYMDLDETAYGRLMALDPGAVDLLVTHDGPYGMSRNYRGDVQGSTKLTRLLEHLQPRLHISGHYHHPNGPRVYGRTTSYALAQLVRPRVTRGESTPPNPEQRVTAGSIGLLDTDTDAFAYLDDDWLAEVHGDALDLAALVAAR comes from the coding sequence ATGAACATCGCTTTTGTAGGCGACGTCCACGGGTGTGTGCAGCATGCGCTGGGGGCGGCGATACTGCTCCAGGAACGCCGGGGGATCCGGCTCGACGCCGTCGTCCAGGTCGGGGACCTGGGGGCGTACCCGTCGGAGGAGCGGTACGACGAGCCAACCCGCAGGTTCGGGCGTGATCATCCCGCCCAGGGTGACTTCCTGCGGCTTCTTGACCCGTCGCCCTCGTTCGCCGGCGGCATCCGTCTCGCCCTCGGCCGGATCCCGTCCGCGCTGTTCGTGAGCGGCAACCACGAGGACCACGACTGGCTGGAGACCCTGCACGCCGCGGCCGCGGGCGCCGAGATCGTGCCGGTGGACCCGCTCGGCGCCTTCCGGCATGTCTCCTGCGGGAGCATCGTCGAGGTGGCCGGCCAGCGCACGGCGTTCCTCGGGCTCATCGAGGCCGCCGGGTACATGGACCTCGATGAGACCGCCTACGGCCGCCTGATGGCGCTCGATCCGGGCGCGGTGGACCTCCTCGTCACCCACGACGGCCCGTACGGGATGTCCCGCAACTACCGCGGCGACGTGCAGGGCTCGACGAAGCTGACCCGGCTGCTGGAACACCTGCAGCCGCGCCTGCACATCAGCGGCCACTACCACCACCCCAACGGCCCCCGGGTCTACGGCCGGACGACCTCGTACGCGCTCGCCCAGCTCGTACGCCCCAGGGTCACCCGCGGCGAGTCGACGCCGCCGAACCCCGAGCAGCGGGTGACGGCCGGCAGCATCGGCCTGCTCGACACCGACACCGACGCCTTCGCCTACCTCGACGACGACTGGCTGGCCGAGGTGCACGGCGACGCCCTCGACCTCGCCGCCCTGGTCGCCGCGCGCTGA
- a CDS encoding nuclease-related domain-containing DEAD/DEAH box helicase yields the protein MLSREQPAAFLTAATPATPAPTAGLAGPDAPPIRDVDPPARPSAFGQAVQLGLEIDGVQRQIQQLTDVLRQLRRHRQRWEAGGRAEQSVVRVLIGMDDSGWHVLPDRQWPGTRRANIDAIVVGSGGVFVLDVKNWRDVTVEGGRLFRGEADAADDLRKLEDQTVAVEEVLANAGLPPTEVVPLLVLAGRRNVRAQLDRVTVIGEGDLALHLGRRGARLASGLVERLLSCLADGCPPMPRSAVAAGPPARPARHPVARRTGPTEPPPVPPARAVPHGARSAGTTGAAGAAGTASPEITAGGEPEQGALLSREQLWRELLDAAAREPIETWMTWLHPTQARLSGRHWSGPARVRGAAGTGKTVVALHRAKYLAARGERVLLTSLVRTLGPVYRALLTRMAPEQVDRIEFATVHAVAARCLREHGLADRHQQEVAETCFWRAWAQVGQFSVLPGLGLTHKYWQDEIATVIKGRGLTTFGQYARLARVGRSTPLQPGHRRAVWELYERYEQLRTERGVLDRDDALLLARDLVRGSSERRYDAVIVDEVQDLTCVGLQLLHAFVGDRPDGLLVVGDGQQSIYPGGFTLAEAGVSVVGRSTVLTRNYRNGEKILRYAQAVVVDDSFDDLDGIPEQGRREVDVDRPGGEVHEVTVADAVAQDAALCEHLAQFHDDRNVRFGDMAVLVPTNAAAAHWLRVLAERKIPAVSLRDYDGASHEAVKVGTYHRVKSLDFAHVCIPDRNLFPGPRRPSESADAFRERSQLERRQLYVAITRARDSVWAGIREVPAREALSS from the coding sequence GTGCTTTCGCGTGAGCAGCCAGCGGCCTTCCTCACCGCCGCCACCCCCGCCACCCCCGCGCCGACCGCCGGCCTGGCTGGCCCCGACGCGCCGCCGATCCGAGACGTCGACCCGCCCGCGCGGCCGTCGGCCTTCGGCCAGGCCGTCCAGCTCGGCCTGGAGATCGACGGTGTCCAGCGGCAGATCCAGCAGCTGACGGACGTGCTGCGCCAGCTACGTCGGCACCGACAGCGCTGGGAGGCCGGCGGCCGGGCCGAGCAGAGCGTCGTCCGGGTGCTGATCGGCATGGACGACTCCGGGTGGCATGTGCTGCCGGACCGGCAGTGGCCTGGAACCCGCCGGGCCAACATCGACGCCATCGTCGTCGGCTCCGGCGGCGTCTTCGTGCTCGACGTGAAGAACTGGCGGGACGTCACCGTCGAAGGCGGCCGGCTGTTCCGAGGAGAGGCCGACGCCGCCGACGACCTGCGCAAGCTGGAGGACCAGACCGTCGCCGTGGAAGAGGTGCTCGCGAACGCGGGCCTGCCACCGACCGAGGTGGTTCCGCTGCTGGTGCTGGCCGGGCGTCGGAACGTACGGGCGCAGCTCGACCGGGTGACGGTCATCGGTGAGGGGGACCTGGCCCTCCACCTGGGCCGCCGGGGTGCCCGGCTGGCCTCGGGCCTGGTCGAACGCCTGCTGAGCTGCCTGGCGGACGGCTGCCCGCCGATGCCTCGCTCCGCGGTCGCCGCGGGGCCGCCCGCCCGGCCTGCCCGCCACCCGGTCGCGCGCCGGACCGGCCCGACCGAGCCGCCGCCGGTTCCGCCAGCTCGCGCGGTCCCGCACGGCGCCAGGTCAGCCGGGACGACGGGAGCGGCCGGGGCGGCCGGTACGGCCAGTCCTGAGATCACGGCGGGTGGCGAGCCGGAGCAGGGCGCTCTGCTGAGCCGCGAGCAGCTGTGGCGGGAGCTCCTCGACGCCGCCGCCCGGGAGCCGATCGAGACCTGGATGACCTGGCTGCATCCGACGCAGGCCCGCCTCTCCGGCCGGCACTGGTCGGGTCCGGCCCGCGTGCGCGGCGCGGCCGGCACCGGCAAGACAGTCGTCGCGTTGCACCGCGCCAAGTACCTGGCGGCCCGCGGGGAACGGGTGCTGCTCACCTCGCTGGTGCGCACGTTGGGGCCGGTCTACCGTGCCCTGCTCACCCGGATGGCCCCCGAGCAGGTCGACCGGATCGAGTTCGCCACGGTCCACGCCGTCGCCGCGCGTTGTCTTCGTGAGCATGGCCTCGCGGACCGCCACCAGCAGGAGGTCGCAGAAACCTGCTTCTGGCGCGCCTGGGCGCAGGTCGGGCAGTTCTCCGTGCTTCCCGGGCTCGGCCTGACCCACAAGTACTGGCAGGACGAGATCGCGACAGTCATCAAGGGCCGAGGCCTGACCACCTTCGGGCAGTACGCCAGGCTGGCGCGCGTCGGGCGCAGCACTCCCCTGCAGCCAGGCCACCGCCGGGCCGTGTGGGAGCTGTACGAGCGGTATGAGCAGCTCCGGACCGAGCGCGGCGTCCTCGACCGGGACGACGCGCTGCTGCTGGCCCGGGACCTGGTGCGCGGCAGCTCCGAGCGCCGGTACGACGCGGTGATCGTCGACGAGGTGCAGGACCTGACGTGCGTCGGCCTGCAGCTCCTGCACGCGTTCGTCGGCGACCGGCCGGACGGGCTTCTCGTGGTCGGCGACGGCCAGCAGTCCATCTATCCCGGTGGCTTCACCCTCGCCGAGGCCGGCGTCTCCGTCGTCGGACGCTCCACCGTGCTCACCCGCAACTACCGCAACGGCGAGAAGATCCTGCGCTACGCCCAGGCGGTCGTCGTCGACGACAGTTTCGACGACCTCGACGGCATACCGGAACAGGGACGGCGCGAGGTCGACGTCGACCGGCCTGGAGGCGAGGTCCACGAGGTCACGGTCGCCGACGCCGTCGCGCAGGACGCGGCGCTCTGCGAGCACCTCGCCCAGTTCCACGACGACCGGAACGTGCGTTTCGGCGACATGGCGGTGCTCGTGCCGACCAACGCGGCGGCCGCGCACTGGCTTCGCGTCCTTGCCGAGCGGAAGATTCCGGCCGTCTCCCTCCGGGATTACGACGGAGCCAGCCACGAGGCGGTCAAGGTTGGCACGTACCACCGGGTGAAGAGCCTCGACTTCGCCCACGTCTGCATTCCCGACCGCAACCTCTTCCCGGGCCCGCGACGGCCGTCCGAGTCCGCCGACGCCTTCCGCGAGCGCAGCCAGCTGGAGCGCCGGCAGCTGTACGTCGCCATCACGAGGGCGCGCGACAGCGTCTGGGCTGGTATCCGCGAGGTCCCGGCGCGCGAGGCACTTTCCAGCTGA
- a CDS encoding ABC-F family ATP-binding cassette domain-containing protein — MSATLVASELSVVRGGQVVLDGVSLTVAPGDRIGVVGPNGVGKSTLLRALAGQVALDTGRVELSPPSANVGLLPQEPDRRPGETLRAFLERRTGVAAAQAALDEATEALTAARPGADDAYAEALERWLAIGGADLDVRAEQVCAELGLPADALDAPTTALSGGQAARGSLAAVLLSRFDITLLDEPTNDLDFDGLERLERFVAGISGALVVVSHDRAFLDRTITSVAEIDQHRRDVTEYAGGWSTYLEARELARRHAREHYDEFADTRANLVSQVQRQREQSVRGAIRAKRKVPDNDRSVRSYKIEAATKSASRVRNLETKLGRLEEVEEPRKEWQLRMTIAAAPRSGDVVAALAGAVVAYPPAPAPAASGDEAASGAGGFRLGPVDLTISWADRIVITGPNGGGKSTLLAALLGRVPLATGKATLGSGVRLGEVDQARDRFRGEESTLAVAERATGWAMAEVRTLFAKFGLSADQMTRPAGALSPGERTRAGLALLQAVGVNCLVLDEPTNHLDLPAIEQLESALDTYPGTLLLVTHDRRMLDAVHVTRRLVVEDGKVTESTV; from the coding sequence ATGTCCGCCACCCTTGTCGCCTCCGAGTTGTCCGTCGTACGAGGGGGGCAGGTCGTGCTGGACGGCGTCTCGCTCACCGTCGCGCCGGGCGACCGGATCGGGGTCGTCGGGCCCAACGGCGTCGGCAAGTCCACGCTGCTGCGCGCGCTCGCCGGCCAGGTCGCGCTCGACACCGGCCGGGTCGAGCTCTCACCCCCGTCGGCGAACGTCGGCCTGCTGCCACAGGAGCCCGACCGCCGCCCCGGCGAGACGCTGCGCGCGTTCCTGGAACGGCGCACCGGTGTCGCCGCCGCCCAGGCGGCGCTCGACGAGGCGACCGAGGCGCTCACCGCCGCCCGCCCCGGCGCGGACGACGCCTACGCGGAGGCGCTGGAGCGCTGGCTAGCGATCGGCGGCGCCGACCTGGACGTGCGCGCCGAGCAGGTCTGCGCCGAGCTCGGCCTGCCGGCGGACGCGCTGGACGCGCCGACGACGGCGCTGTCCGGTGGGCAGGCGGCCCGCGGCTCGCTCGCCGCGGTGCTGCTGTCCCGCTTCGACATCACCCTGCTCGACGAGCCGACGAACGACCTCGACTTCGACGGCCTGGAGCGGTTGGAGCGCTTCGTCGCCGGGATCTCCGGCGCTCTCGTCGTCGTCAGCCACGACCGGGCGTTCCTCGACCGGACGATCACCAGCGTCGCCGAGATCGACCAGCACCGCCGCGACGTCACCGAGTACGCGGGCGGCTGGTCGACCTACCTGGAGGCGCGCGAACTCGCCCGTCGGCACGCCCGCGAGCACTATGACGAGTTCGCCGACACCCGCGCGAACCTCGTCTCCCAGGTGCAGCGCCAGCGCGAGCAGTCGGTGCGCGGGGCGATCCGGGCGAAGCGCAAGGTCCCGGACAACGACCGGTCGGTGCGCAGTTACAAGATCGAGGCGGCGACGAAGAGCGCGTCGCGCGTCCGCAATCTGGAGACCAAGCTGGGCCGGCTGGAGGAGGTCGAGGAGCCGCGCAAGGAGTGGCAGCTACGGATGACGATCGCCGCCGCGCCCCGTTCCGGCGACGTCGTCGCGGCGCTCGCCGGCGCCGTCGTCGCCTACCCGCCGGCGCCGGCACCGGCGGCGTCCGGCGACGAAGCGGCGAGCGGCGCGGGCGGGTTCCGGCTCGGCCCCGTCGATCTCACCATCTCCTGGGCGGACCGGATCGTGATCACCGGGCCGAACGGCGGCGGGAAGTCGACGCTGCTCGCGGCGCTGCTCGGCCGGGTGCCGCTCGCCACCGGTAAGGCGACGCTCGGCTCCGGGGTGCGCCTCGGCGAGGTCGACCAGGCGCGCGACCGCTTCCGCGGCGAGGAGAGCACGCTCGCGGTCGCCGAGCGCGCCACCGGCTGGGCGATGGCGGAGGTCCGCACCCTGTTCGCCAAGTTCGGCCTCAGCGCCGACCAGATGACCCGCCCCGCCGGGGCCCTGTCGCCTGGCGAGCGGACCCGGGCCGGTCTCGCGCTGCTGCAGGCGGTCGGCGTGAACTGCCTGGTCCTCGACGAGCCCACCAACCATCTGGACCTGCCCGCGATCGAGCAGTTGGAGTCCGCCCTCGACACCTACCCCGGCACCCTGCTGCTGGTCACCCACGACCGCCGCATGCTCGACGCCGTCCACGTCACCCGCCGCCTGGTCGTCGAGGACGGCAAGGTCACCGAGTCGACTGTCTGA
- a CDS encoding MarR family winged helix-turn-helix transcriptional regulator — protein sequence MTQLTGAQPDAPRPDAPGALEEPCVPADLSACDAADDDDITKDVGWLVGQIQHGYLITASAAIDSLPGGLRGLRVLGDAVHGKAPNQIEVARRFGIDRTVMVRLVDDMEKAGLVERQPDPADRRARRIVGTERGRAAYEDAQTRLRLVEDHVLAPLSADERAAFTAMARRVVAHLVVLDPTQVESACQAATRQLDQNDPLPGAAG from the coding sequence GTGACGCAGCTGACGGGAGCCCAGCCGGACGCGCCGCGCCCGGACGCGCCTGGCGCTCTCGAAGAGCCCTGTGTCCCAGCGGACCTCTCGGCCTGCGACGCGGCCGACGACGACGACATCACGAAGGACGTCGGCTGGCTGGTCGGTCAGATCCAGCACGGGTACCTGATCACCGCCTCGGCCGCCATCGACTCGCTGCCTGGCGGCCTGCGCGGCCTGCGCGTCCTCGGCGACGCGGTCCATGGCAAGGCGCCGAACCAGATCGAGGTCGCCCGCCGGTTCGGCATCGACCGGACGGTCATGGTCCGCCTCGTCGACGACATGGAGAAGGCGGGCCTCGTCGAGCGCCAGCCGGACCCCGCCGACCGCCGGGCCCGCAGGATCGTCGGCACCGAGCGCGGCCGCGCCGCCTACGAGGACGCGCAGACCCGGCTACGCCTCGTCGAGGACCACGTGCTCGCCCCGCTGTCCGCCGACGAGCGGGCGGCCTTCACCGCGATGGCCCGCCGGGTCGTCGCGCACCTCGTCGTCCTCGACCCGACCCAGGTCGAGTCCGCCTGCCAGGCCGCCACCCGTCAGCTCGACCAGAACGACCCCCTGCCAGGCGCGGCCGGCTAG
- a CDS encoding FMN-dependent NADH-azoreductase: MSHLLHLDSSIAGDNSVSRAVAREYVAAWQERNPGGAVTHRDLAAAPPAHLDWTIVSAGMTPEEQRTPEQTEALKARHGYIGEVTAADEVVITAPMYNWSLPTTLKSWIDQLIIPGVTLADAENPGLFNGKKVTVVTTQGGSYSPGAPKEGWDHVSPYLEHVLEALGADNVEFVNVEMTLSVVNPALAQFTDVFHASRAAATESIKARALV; the protein is encoded by the coding sequence ATGTCCCACCTGCTGCACCTCGACTCGAGCATCGCCGGCGACAACTCGGTCTCACGCGCCGTGGCGCGCGAGTACGTCGCGGCCTGGCAGGAGAGGAACCCCGGCGGCGCGGTGACCCACCGCGACCTGGCCGCCGCTCCGCCGGCTCACCTGGACTGGACCATCGTCTCCGCCGGCATGACCCCGGAGGAGCAGCGGACGCCGGAGCAGACCGAGGCGCTCAAGGCCCGCCACGGCTACATCGGCGAGGTCACCGCGGCCGACGAGGTCGTGATCACCGCTCCGATGTACAACTGGTCGCTGCCGACGACCCTGAAGTCCTGGATCGACCAGCTGATCATCCCTGGGGTCACGCTGGCGGACGCGGAGAACCCGGGCCTGTTCAACGGCAAGAAGGTCACCGTCGTCACCACGCAGGGCGGCTCCTACTCGCCGGGGGCTCCGAAGGAGGGCTGGGACCACGTCTCCCCGTACCTCGAGCACGTGCTGGAGGCCCTCGGCGCGGACAACGTCGAGTTCGTCAACGTCGAGATGACGCTGTCCGTGGTCAACCCGGCGCTGGCCCAGTTCACCGACGTCTTCCACGCGTCCCGCGCCGCCGCGACCGAGAGCATCAAGGCCCGCGCCCTCGTCTGA
- a CDS encoding type III polyketide synthase, whose protein sequence is MPAGISPVMLAVSAAAPGEPIAQTDIWDDFYAPVFDAVPDARRLFVETNTVARRHLNWDPRTAFRDGFPAVGARVDAWERCAVELGRRTLPAVLAGQDRAKVGTFVMVSTSGYACPGPDSQLVAELGLRQDIRRVSIGHMGCYAALVGLRAAIDALAARPDELVLLTCVEVISAHFRSEPTREQAVTHGLFGDACASVLLGAVPDGAAPPTLPPHPLSGIPAPAAADPGDAAVPIGARVLATRTEVAPGTADQMSIRVREDAFHLRLSPAIPSLLRESTPGFVERLLAGTGVGVGDIRHWVLHPGGPKIVDKVGAAFGLSDAQLRPSRETLRDYGNCSSVTVLLALRRLLTGDEGERPVPGDLAILIAFGPGLTTEAALLRF, encoded by the coding sequence ATGCCCGCCGGAATTTCTCCCGTGATGCTCGCCGTGAGTGCCGCCGCGCCCGGTGAACCGATCGCCCAGACCGACATCTGGGACGACTTCTACGCCCCGGTCTTCGACGCCGTCCCGGATGCGCGCCGGTTGTTCGTCGAGACGAACACCGTCGCGCGCCGACATCTGAACTGGGACCCGAGGACCGCGTTCCGCGACGGCTTCCCCGCGGTCGGCGCGCGGGTGGACGCCTGGGAGCGGTGTGCCGTCGAGCTCGGCCGGCGCACGCTGCCCGCCGTCCTCGCTGGCCAGGACCGCGCCAAGGTCGGCACCTTCGTGATGGTGAGCACCAGCGGCTACGCGTGCCCAGGCCCGGACTCCCAGCTGGTCGCGGAGCTCGGTCTGCGCCAGGACATACGGCGGGTGTCCATCGGCCACATGGGCTGCTACGCGGCGCTGGTCGGACTTCGGGCCGCGATCGACGCCCTCGCGGCCCGCCCGGACGAGTTGGTACTGCTGACGTGCGTCGAGGTCATCTCGGCCCACTTCCGCTCGGAGCCGACCCGCGAGCAGGCGGTGACGCACGGCCTGTTCGGCGACGCGTGCGCGAGCGTGCTTCTCGGTGCGGTCCCCGACGGTGCCGCCCCGCCGACGCTTCCGCCCCATCCTCTTTCCGGGATACCGGCGCCCGCCGCGGCGGATCCTGGGGATGCCGCGGTGCCGATCGGCGCGCGGGTGCTGGCGACCCGCACCGAGGTGGCACCCGGTACGGCCGACCAGATGTCGATCCGGGTGCGTGAGGACGCCTTTCATCTGCGGCTGTCGCCGGCCATCCCGTCGCTGCTGCGCGAGAGCACCCCGGGCTTCGTGGAACGCCTGCTCGCCGGGACCGGCGTTGGTGTCGGCGACATCCGGCACTGGGTGCTGCACCCGGGCGGCCCGAAGATCGTCGACAAGGTGGGCGCGGCGTTCGGGCTGTCGGACGCGCAGCTGCGGCCGTCCCGGGAAACGCTGCGCGACTATGGCAACTGCTCGTCGGTGACGGTGCTGCTCGCATTGCGCCGGCTGCTGACGGGCGATGAGGGGGAGAGGCCGGTACCCGGCGACCTAGCCATCCTGATCGCCTTCGGGCCTGGTCTGACGACGGAGGCCGCGCTGTTGCGGTTCTGA
- a CDS encoding MFS transporter, which yields MSRGQALVLVLLLASQFTLCVDFSVLNVALPTVGANLGFSDANAQWIATAFALCAAGFTLLFGRIGDYVGKLRVFLVGMAALGLASLLGGLATSPALLLTARAAQGLATAAVTPAALSLLTTTFPEGPARQRALGLNSVMMSTGFTCGAILGGVLTDVASWRWAFLINVPIAAVVVAVAPFVLADPAARVRTRLDLPGAALVTSGLLALVYGATRLGEHGADDPWAIGCVLAAVALLAGFWAAERHHSHPLVPVTILTRRTVGWGNVAGFVTFSMEPALVFLLTMYLQHVLGLNPLQTGLMLVAMGAGAILGGVVGPRVTAAFGVRRAVVGGLAVQSVLTGLLVFVGDTDGSLWLVAATTFVGAIGHVCAIVGFMVAATSGLPDHEQGLATGVATMTQQVAIALGVPVMSAVAIAAGGLDSLTALRLAIGVDAAVVLAGALLIARGLRAPRPAPAMAAEAG from the coding sequence ATGAGCCGCGGCCAGGCGCTCGTGCTGGTGCTGCTGCTGGCCTCCCAGTTCACGCTCTGTGTCGACTTCTCGGTCCTGAACGTGGCGCTGCCGACGGTCGGGGCGAACCTCGGGTTCTCCGACGCGAACGCGCAGTGGATCGCGACGGCGTTCGCGCTGTGCGCCGCCGGCTTCACGCTCCTGTTCGGCCGCATCGGCGACTACGTCGGCAAGCTGCGCGTCTTCCTCGTCGGCATGGCGGCGCTGGGCCTCGCCTCGCTGCTCGGCGGCCTCGCCACCAGTCCCGCGCTCCTGCTCACGGCCCGCGCCGCGCAGGGCCTGGCGACGGCGGCGGTCACCCCGGCCGCGTTGTCGCTGCTGACCACGACCTTCCCGGAGGGCCCGGCCCGCCAGCGCGCGCTCGGGCTGAACAGCGTGATGATGTCCACCGGGTTCACCTGCGGCGCGATTCTCGGCGGCGTCCTGACCGACGTGGCGAGCTGGCGCTGGGCGTTCCTCATCAACGTGCCGATCGCCGCGGTCGTCGTCGCGGTCGCGCCGTTCGTGCTGGCCGACCCGGCAGCCAGGGTGCGGACCCGGCTGGACCTTCCGGGGGCGGCGCTCGTGACGTCAGGCCTGCTCGCGCTCGTCTACGGCGCGACCCGGCTGGGCGAGCACGGTGCCGACGACCCGTGGGCCATCGGTTGCGTCCTGGCCGCCGTGGCCCTGCTCGCCGGGTTCTGGGCCGCCGAGCGGCACCACTCCCATCCGCTCGTGCCGGTCACGATCCTGACGCGGCGCACGGTGGGCTGGGGCAACGTGGCCGGGTTCGTCACGTTCTCGATGGAGCCGGCGCTGGTGTTCCTCCTGACGATGTACCTGCAGCACGTGCTCGGCCTGAACCCGCTCCAGACGGGCCTGATGCTGGTCGCGATGGGAGCCGGCGCGATCCTCGGCGGTGTGGTCGGGCCCCGGGTGACCGCCGCGTTCGGGGTGCGCCGCGCCGTCGTCGGCGGGCTCGCCGTCCAGTCGGTGCTGACCGGTCTGCTCGTGTTCGTGGGAGACACGGACGGCTCGCTGTGGCTGGTGGCCGCGACGACCTTCGTCGGCGCGATCGGGCACGTGTGCGCGATCGTCGGCTTCATGGTGGCGGCGACGTCCGGGCTGCCCGACCACGAGCAGGGCCTGGCCACCGGCGTCGCGACGATGACCCAGCAGGTCGCCATCGCGCTGGGGGTGCCGGTCATGAGCGCCGTCGCCATCGCCGCCGGCGGCCTGGACTCCCTGACCGCCCTGCGCCTGGCCATCGGCGTCGACGCCGCGGTGGTGCTCGCCGGCGCACTGCTCATCGCCCGCGGCCTGCGAGCGCCGCGCCCAGCCCCCGCGATGGCGGCCGAGGCCGGCTGA
- a CDS encoding DUF3291 domain-containing protein translates to MGQEQPRWELAQVNIARLREPLDSPRLADFVAALDPVNALADAAPGFRWRLQTEDGDATAVIAFEWDTGSSAGVIVNLTVWESVEALAAFAFSGLHREVLRRRREWFEAMAEAYAALWWVPAGQWPSTADAEDRVRHLRAHGPTPRAFSLRNHFPPPDQPVAGPSAGRTDWMCPA, encoded by the coding sequence GTGGGACAGGAGCAGCCGCGGTGGGAGCTGGCGCAGGTCAACATCGCCCGGCTGCGGGAGCCGCTGGACAGTCCGCGGCTGGCTGACTTCGTCGCCGCGCTCGACCCGGTCAACGCGCTGGCGGACGCCGCCCCCGGGTTCCGCTGGCGGCTGCAGACCGAGGACGGCGACGCCACCGCGGTCATCGCGTTCGAGTGGGACACCGGGAGCAGCGCCGGAGTGATCGTCAACCTCACCGTCTGGGAGTCGGTGGAGGCGCTGGCCGCCTTCGCCTTCTCAGGGCTGCACCGCGAGGTGCTGCGCCGCCGCCGGGAGTGGTTCGAGGCGATGGCCGAGGCCTACGCGGCCCTGTGGTGGGTCCCCGCCGGCCAGTGGCCTTCCACCGCCGACGCCGAGGACCGCGTCCGCCACCTGCGCGCCCACGGCCCCACCCCCCGGGCCTTCAGCCTGCGCAATCACTTCCCCCCGCCGGACCAGCCCGTGGCCGGCCCGAGCGCCGGCCGGACCGACTGGATGTGCCCGGCCTGA